One window from the genome of Paraneptunicella aestuarii encodes:
- a CDS encoding sulfotransferase family 2 domain-containing protein — MLRKYGEAFCKTTLVFQEESLGNIYDILRSKDHDKIATVNQAKLVTGHYPYGIHSMLEGESRYFTLLRDPVDRIRSYYVYSLHNEGSKIGLYLKQNKISLEQFVQLERKDIEKSGVHELNYVLEDGQAKIIAGDDILIGDNYGQELRSKAEDNIARDFDFVGVTELFDESFIEICKLLGFGAFNLYITHNKAVTSVDVSDNVRRIVLERNQIDQQMHRQRLDAMRANSGTFMDKLAQSYLKCGTSLVDFYVKMRT, encoded by the coding sequence TTGCTCAGAAAATATGGAGAAGCATTTTGTAAAACCACGCTGGTTTTTCAAGAAGAGTCTTTAGGTAATATTTACGATATTTTGCGCTCAAAAGATCATGACAAGATCGCTACTGTTAATCAGGCAAAACTGGTAACAGGACATTATCCATATGGGATTCACTCTATGCTGGAAGGGGAGTCTCGATACTTCACTTTACTGCGAGACCCGGTGGATCGAATACGTTCCTACTATGTTTATTCGCTTCATAATGAAGGCTCAAAAATTGGTTTATATCTGAAACAGAACAAGATTAGCCTGGAACAGTTTGTTCAATTAGAGAGGAAGGATATTGAAAAGTCAGGTGTTCACGAATTGAATTACGTACTGGAAGATGGGCAAGCAAAAATCATCGCTGGTGACGATATTTTAATTGGCGATAATTATGGTCAAGAGTTGAGAAGTAAAGCTGAGGATAATATTGCCAGAGACTTTGATTTTGTTGGTGTAACTGAGCTTTTCGATGAATCATTTATTGAAATATGTAAATTATTGGGTTTCGGTGCTTTTAATTTATACATTACTCACAATAAAGCCGTTACCAGTGTTGATGTTTCTGATAACGTTAGACGAATCGTTTTAGAGAGAAATCAGATTGATCAGCAAATGCATCGTCAACGTCTTGATGCAATGCGAGCGAATTCGGGTACTTTTATGGATAAGCTTGCTCAAAGCTATCTAAAGTGCGGTACTTCGTTAGTCGATTTTTACGTGAAAATGAGAACGTGA
- the hisH gene encoding imidazole glycerol phosphate synthase subunit HisH produces the protein MKAFEQEKASSRVTVIDYQCGNLRSVEQALLHCGAEVEVTSDPQKVLNADKLILPGVGAYPVGMSHLKDLGLVEPILHKARQGTPLLGICLGMQLLFEHSGEHGGANGLGLIKGQVKRIQANETRTETRTKLPHIGWNEITIQKDNCLLCDTDYFYFVHTYAAIPEDPEAILASSMYGDVEFCAAVSSGNVWGMQFHPENSSTQGLSILSRFVQL, from the coding sequence GTGAAGGCGTTTGAGCAAGAAAAAGCATCAAGTCGAGTGACAGTGATTGACTATCAGTGTGGCAATCTGAGAAGTGTCGAGCAAGCGTTGCTTCACTGTGGCGCAGAAGTAGAAGTAACGTCTGATCCTCAAAAGGTGTTAAACGCAGATAAATTGATTCTACCCGGTGTCGGCGCTTATCCGGTCGGAATGTCGCATTTGAAAGACTTGGGATTGGTAGAACCGATATTGCATAAAGCCCGGCAGGGAACGCCTTTATTGGGGATTTGCCTGGGTATGCAGTTATTGTTCGAGCATAGTGGAGAACATGGTGGAGCCAATGGGCTTGGTTTGATTAAAGGCCAGGTAAAGCGTATTCAAGCAAACGAGACCAGAACCGAGACCAGAACAAAGCTGCCGCATATTGGTTGGAATGAGATCACCATTCAGAAAGATAATTGCTTACTTTGTGATACCGATTATTTCTACTTTGTTCATACTTATGCTGCTATTCCCGAAGATCCTGAGGCAATTCTGGCGTCTTCAATGTATGGCGATGTTGAATTTTGTGCAGCCGTTTCCAGTGGTAATGTATGGGGAATGCAATTTCATCCAGAGAACAGCTCCACACAAGGTTTGAGTATTCTGTCTCGTTTTGTGCAATTGTAA
- a CDS encoding flippase, translating into MTASLPKRIFNNINWILVEKVSKAGLTALTSILVARYLGADGLGAISIALTLYSIFAVFGTLGLERFLLKELETQDCVPEKLIGGSLLLRLFGAFLASALMNFVVPFAYPDNSQLQLMVFVLSFAFFIAVGNVFEVFYRHQLRSKYVTVVRVLGLFASAFSKLLIIWLGLDVVWFTLPVLLETAVVSISFMFLRYRDPELALDKLQFQLTESKRILNASWPLFFSGLVGTLYFQLDKVVIYQYLDEASLGRYTLLFQLVSILTFLIHSINLSVTPMLNKLYFESVERFWQRYREVTALKSILALLVGIGLVGLGNIVIPFLVGDEFIYSTSLFLIFACYFVFVSIGSLQAEYCVLIGVVKPLFYLRVITLSVNLVLNIILIPIWGLEGAAFASVASYFLNQFILPCLIREMRPMIRHNIAALNLLIDGKFYRDIYVKSRMLV; encoded by the coding sequence ATGACAGCTTCTTTACCCAAAAGAATTTTCAACAATATCAATTGGATATTGGTTGAAAAAGTCAGTAAAGCTGGCTTGACTGCTTTAACCAGTATACTCGTCGCACGGTATTTGGGTGCTGATGGCTTAGGTGCGATTTCTATTGCTTTGACCCTTTACTCCATTTTTGCAGTATTTGGTACGTTAGGATTGGAACGTTTTCTGCTGAAAGAGCTGGAAACGCAAGATTGCGTACCGGAGAAACTCATAGGCGGCTCTCTTCTATTAAGGCTTTTCGGTGCCTTTCTAGCCTCTGCGTTAATGAATTTTGTAGTGCCATTTGCTTATCCTGACAATAGCCAATTGCAGTTGATGGTGTTTGTTTTGTCATTTGCCTTTTTCATCGCAGTTGGCAACGTTTTCGAAGTATTTTATCGACACCAACTACGTTCAAAATATGTCACAGTTGTTCGGGTCTTGGGATTGTTCGCTTCGGCATTTTCCAAGTTGTTGATTATCTGGCTTGGATTAGATGTCGTCTGGTTCACATTGCCGGTATTACTTGAGACTGCGGTTGTCAGTATCAGCTTTATGTTTCTGCGTTATCGGGATCCTGAATTAGCGCTGGACAAGTTACAGTTTCAACTTACTGAATCCAAGAGAATCTTAAATGCTTCCTGGCCGTTATTTTTTAGTGGTTTGGTGGGAACATTATATTTTCAATTGGACAAAGTCGTTATTTATCAATATCTGGATGAAGCCTCTTTGGGGCGCTATACCTTGTTGTTTCAGTTGGTTTCTATTCTGACGTTTTTGATTCATTCCATTAATCTGTCTGTTACGCCTATGCTCAATAAACTGTATTTTGAGTCTGTGGAGCGTTTTTGGCAGAGATATCGGGAGGTCACTGCACTGAAAAGTATATTGGCTTTGCTGGTGGGAATTGGGTTAGTTGGGCTTGGTAACATAGTGATCCCTTTTCTTGTGGGAGACGAGTTCATTTATTCAACGAGTTTGTTTTTGATATTTGCTTGTTACTTTGTGTTTGTCAGCATCGGCTCGTTGCAGGCTGAATATTGTGTGTTGATAGGTGTGGTTAAGCCTTTGTTTTATCTTCGTGTTATTACTTTAAGTGTGAATCTGGTTCTAAATATCATACTGATACCAATTTGGGGATTGGAGGGAGCGGCTTTTGCATCTGTGGCGAGTTACTTTTTAAATCAATTCATTCTACCTTGCCTGATTAGAGAAATGAGGCCGATGATAAGGCACAATATTGCTGCGTTGAATTTACTTATAGACGGCAAGTTTTACCGTGACATCTATGTAAAAAGTAGAATGTTGGTTTAG
- the hisF gene encoding imidazole glycerol phosphate synthase subunit HisF, with translation MRNIRVIARLDVKGPNLIKGIHLEGLRVVGDPHAFSNDYFNQGIDEIIYMDAVASLYGRNSLTEIVESMSRNIFIPITVGGGIRSVDDAWALFRSGADKVALNTAAIANPELITLISQRFGNQAVVVSIEAKAKPGGKWEAYVDNGREKTGVDVVTWAKEVERLGAGEILLTSVDKEGTQRGFDLPLIKSVSNEVNIPVIASGGMGSLQDFKACVLDANADAVAIAHMLHYKKLSVSDIKAFALSNGIPVRP, from the coding sequence ATGAGAAATATACGTGTTATTGCGCGTTTGGATGTAAAGGGGCCGAACCTGATTAAAGGCATCCACCTTGAAGGTTTACGAGTTGTGGGCGATCCACATGCCTTCTCAAACGATTATTTCAATCAAGGCATCGACGAGATCATTTATATGGACGCCGTGGCTTCTTTATATGGTCGCAACAGCCTGACTGAAATTGTTGAGAGCATGTCTCGAAATATCTTCATTCCTATTACTGTCGGTGGTGGTATTCGTAGTGTTGATGATGCATGGGCTTTGTTCCGTAGTGGTGCTGACAAAGTTGCTTTGAATACGGCTGCCATCGCTAATCCGGAATTAATCACTTTAATTTCCCAGCGTTTTGGTAATCAGGCTGTGGTTGTTTCCATTGAGGCAAAAGCCAAGCCTGGCGGTAAGTGGGAAGCTTATGTGGATAATGGTCGTGAAAAGACAGGCGTTGATGTTGTTACATGGGCAAAAGAAGTCGAGCGTTTGGGCGCTGGTGAGATATTACTGACTTCTGTGGATAAAGAAGGAACTCAACGAGGCTTTGATTTGCCGCTTATTAAAAGCGTGAGTAATGAGGTGAATATTCCTGTTATCGCAAGCGGTGGAATGGGTTCTCTGCAAGATTTTAAAGCCTGTGTTCTTGATGCCAATGCCGATGCAGTCGCCATTGCTCATATGCTGCATTATAAGAAGTTGTCTGTGAGCGATATTAAAGCTTTCGCGTTGTCCAACGGCATTCCAGTGAGGCCATAA
- a CDS encoding NAD-dependent epimerase/dehydratase family protein, with product MKKVLVTGGAGYIGSVLVRLLLAQDYSVVVVDNLSFGGESIVELLNDPRFTFIKGDIRDAALMEEVLTGIDYVAHLAAIVGDPACAKEPELTKSINLDGAKQLYDIAQKVGVKRFIFASTCSNYGKMDDEAGYVNEESPLAPVSLYAETKVAFEQFLLSQKGSGTACIPTCLRFSTVYGLSPRLRFDLTVNEFAKELALGRELVIFGEQFWRPYCHVVDLSRSVIEVFNAEQDKVAFEVFNVGNTEENYQKKMIVDEILKFLPDAKIKYVQRQEDPRDYRVNCDKIANVLNFKITKTVPDGIEQILQVVKDGFIVNPDDGRYKNI from the coding sequence ATGAAGAAAGTATTAGTCACCGGGGGCGCAGGCTATATCGGAAGTGTGTTGGTCAGATTGTTGCTGGCTCAGGATTATTCTGTGGTGGTGGTTGATAATTTGAGTTTTGGTGGTGAAAGCATCGTTGAGCTGTTGAATGATCCTCGCTTTACTTTCATTAAAGGCGATATTCGTGATGCTGCACTCATGGAAGAGGTATTAACAGGTATTGATTATGTCGCGCATTTAGCGGCGATAGTGGGCGATCCTGCTTGTGCGAAAGAACCAGAACTGACCAAATCCATCAATTTAGACGGCGCTAAACAGTTGTATGACATTGCGCAGAAAGTGGGAGTGAAACGGTTTATTTTTGCTTCCACATGCAGCAATTACGGCAAGATGGATGACGAAGCGGGTTATGTGAATGAAGAATCTCCGCTAGCTCCCGTGTCTTTATATGCTGAAACGAAGGTGGCGTTTGAACAATTTCTCCTGTCTCAAAAGGGATCTGGAACAGCCTGTATTCCCACCTGCTTACGTTTCTCTACAGTGTATGGTTTATCTCCACGCCTGCGTTTCGATTTAACCGTTAATGAATTCGCCAAAGAACTGGCTTTGGGCAGAGAGTTGGTGATCTTTGGCGAGCAATTCTGGCGTCCATACTGTCATGTCGTGGATTTGTCTCGCTCCGTTATTGAAGTGTTCAATGCGGAACAGGATAAAGTGGCGTTTGAAGTGTTTAATGTTGGCAATACCGAAGAAAACTATCAGAAGAAGATGATAGTCGATGAGATCTTGAAGTTTTTGCCCGACGCTAAAATCAAATACGTGCAAAGGCAGGAAGACCCTCGTGATTATCGAGTTAATTGCGACAAAATTGCTAATGTTCTGAATTTCAAAATAACCAAGACGGTGCCAGATGGTATCGAACAAATTCTGCAAGTGGTTAAAGATGGCTTTATCGTTAACCCGGACGATGGACGTTATAAAAACATATAA
- a CDS encoding N-acetyl sugar amidotransferase, with protein sequence MTIKAPSQVDYSKFEPEAEITETKYGLPLEVKYCKRCVISNQRPNSALEYKHNKDSKKKTINFTEEGICEACVQAERKKKIINWEERDQQLRELCNRYRKHDGSYDCLVPGSGGKDSFYAAYKLKYEYGMNPLTVTWAPHIYTDWGYKNFHAWINAGFDNQLVTPNGRIHRLLTRLAVDVLFHPFQPFMLGQKFLAPKLAAQLNIPLVFFGENEAEYGNPIADNDSALRDKRYFTTEDRNKVMIGGVSVQELEEEFGVTKNELSPYMPADPQIIHDAAVEVHYLGYYLKWHPQSCYYYAVEHGGFQASPERTTGTYSKYNSIDDKIDDFHYHTSGVKFGIGRATYDAAQEIRSGDITREEGVALVHRYDHEYPERFADEVFDYLSIKESELPAAYKQFEEPTFTREYYEKLADSYRSPHLWMKENGVWKLRHTVK encoded by the coding sequence ATGACAATTAAGGCGCCAAGTCAGGTTGATTATTCAAAATTTGAGCCCGAAGCCGAGATTACGGAAACCAAATATGGTTTGCCATTAGAGGTTAAGTATTGCAAACGTTGTGTCATCTCAAATCAACGACCTAACTCAGCGCTTGAATATAAACACAATAAAGACTCTAAAAAGAAAACCATCAATTTTACAGAAGAGGGTATTTGTGAGGCTTGTGTTCAGGCTGAGCGCAAGAAAAAGATCATCAACTGGGAAGAGCGTGATCAGCAGTTAAGAGAATTATGTAATCGCTATCGTAAGCATGATGGTAGTTATGACTGCCTGGTTCCCGGCTCTGGTGGCAAAGACAGTTTCTATGCCGCTTATAAATTGAAGTATGAGTATGGTATGAACCCTTTAACCGTAACCTGGGCTCCGCATATTTATACCGACTGGGGATACAAGAACTTTCATGCATGGATTAATGCGGGCTTCGATAATCAACTGGTTACACCGAATGGGCGAATTCACCGGTTGCTAACCCGTTTAGCGGTTGATGTTCTGTTTCACCCATTCCAGCCTTTTATGTTAGGGCAGAAATTCCTCGCACCTAAACTGGCTGCTCAGCTCAATATTCCATTGGTCTTCTTTGGTGAAAACGAGGCGGAATACGGCAACCCCATTGCCGATAATGACTCAGCTTTGCGTGACAAGCGCTATTTCACTACAGAAGATCGTAACAAGGTCATGATTGGTGGCGTCAGTGTGCAGGAATTGGAAGAGGAATTTGGAGTCACGAAGAACGAACTATCTCCTTATATGCCTGCTGATCCTCAAATTATCCATGATGCTGCTGTTGAAGTGCATTATCTGGGTTACTACCTGAAATGGCATCCGCAGAGTTGCTATTACTACGCTGTTGAACATGGTGGATTTCAGGCTTCACCGGAGAGAACCACAGGCACTTATAGTAAATACAATAGTATCGATGACAAGATCGACGATTTTCACTACCACACATCCGGCGTTAAGTTTGGTATTGGCCGTGCGACCTATGATGCTGCTCAAGAAATTCGCTCTGGCGACATTACCCGTGAAGAAGGCGTGGCACTGGTTCACCGGTATGATCATGAATATCCAGAACGTTTTGCTGATGAAGTGTTTGATTATTTATCAATAAAAGAAAGCGAATTGCCTGCGGCCTACAAACAATTCGAAGAACCTACCTTTACCCGGGAATATTACGAAAAACTGGCTGACAGCTACCGTTCACCACATTTATGGATGAAAGAAAATGGAGTGTGGAAACTCCGCCATACGGTGAAGTAA
- a CDS encoding phytanoyl-CoA dioxygenase family protein codes for MNLQKINKLLKDPIGIGLYFLFEKWRTQDGRRVLSTNLYKKLAKRINRRKYFRFQPARDRFLKQFLEQHPTEYPNNFMQDGWTLFEQDYFPHTADVVRLGKEMFEARGADVSRKVMPYSIAHFDELLNIDAFYQFAFSEKMIAHAAKYIGEYPVLVSIELLRSDPKPEQAWIESQQLHLDVIDSKVFRVVVLVSDVDEQNGPFTFYPASVSDKIKRDKKIKYGSPLSSMNIEDARMGDYANEDIVEISGQAGKVLTVDTCNCFHYGSRAKSRSRCVLMLSYASPALENLRGSMKLDLIPDIRASDPEFVKLVKDKEYMPTEAPSILQD; via the coding sequence ATGAATCTACAGAAAATAAATAAGCTGTTAAAAGACCCGATTGGGATTGGCTTATATTTTCTGTTTGAGAAATGGCGTACTCAAGATGGTCGAAGAGTGCTAAGCACTAACCTGTACAAGAAGCTAGCCAAGCGCATAAACCGTAGAAAATATTTCCGATTCCAACCCGCTCGGGACCGGTTTTTAAAACAGTTTCTCGAACAACATCCAACCGAATATCCCAACAATTTCATGCAAGATGGATGGACGCTCTTTGAGCAGGATTACTTTCCCCATACTGCTGACGTGGTTCGATTGGGAAAGGAAATGTTTGAAGCTCGTGGCGCTGATGTCAGCAGAAAGGTCATGCCCTATTCCATCGCTCACTTTGATGAACTGTTGAACATTGACGCTTTTTATCAATTCGCCTTTTCTGAAAAAATGATTGCCCATGCGGCTAAATATATTGGTGAGTATCCGGTATTGGTGAGCATTGAATTATTACGAAGTGATCCAAAACCAGAACAAGCCTGGATTGAAAGCCAACAACTTCACCTTGATGTGATTGATTCAAAAGTATTTCGGGTTGTTGTTCTGGTCAGTGATGTGGATGAACAAAATGGCCCCTTCACTTTTTATCCTGCTTCGGTGTCAGACAAAATTAAACGGGATAAAAAGATCAAATATGGTTCACCTCTTTCAAGCATGAATATAGAGGATGCCAGAATGGGGGATTATGCTAATGAAGATATTGTTGAAATTAGCGGGCAAGCCGGGAAGGTTCTCACGGTCGACACCTGCAACTGTTTTCATTATGGTTCGCGAGCCAAGTCCCGTTCTCGTTGTGTGCTGATGCTAAGTTACGCTTCTCCTGCTTTGGAGAATTTACGCGGTAGTATGAAGTTGGATTTGATCCCGGATATTCGTGCTTCTGATCCTGAATTTGTGAAGCTGGTTAAGGATAAGGAATATATGCCAACCGAAGCCCCTTCGATATTGCAGGATTAA
- the neuC gene encoding UDP-N-acetylglucosamine 2-epimerase: protein MKVCVVTGTRAEYGLFYWLLKALDADPFFELKLIVTGMHLSPEFGSTYREIEADGFIIHDKVDIHLSGDSPVDVSKSTGLALAGIAESFRNLQPDLVILLGDRFEALGAAQAAMFANIPIAHLHGGEATFGAMDESIRHAISKLSHIHFPATETYRKRLIQMGELPENVHHVGALGVESATKTERMSLSELEASIQFDLGERFFLVTYHPVTLDAKGQQEGMESLLNALDCFPDVKVLLTFPNADTYGRQLINKVKEYAQNNPERVYLTESLGRVRYLSALAHCGCVIGNSSSGIIEAPSFKVATVNIGSRQQGRVCANSVLHCDNTQHDIESAIKEAMKLRASGELSSLQNPYDGGSSSEKIVSVLKSVSLSSLTKKYFYDLP from the coding sequence ATGAAAGTGTGTGTCGTCACGGGTACGCGAGCTGAATATGGCCTGTTTTACTGGCTGCTTAAAGCATTGGATGCCGATCCATTCTTTGAGTTAAAGCTTATTGTGACGGGCATGCACTTGTCCCCCGAGTTTGGCTCCACTTATAGAGAGATCGAAGCTGATGGCTTCATTATTCACGACAAAGTAGACATTCATCTATCAGGAGATTCTCCTGTCGATGTCTCAAAGTCTACTGGTTTAGCCTTGGCAGGAATCGCTGAAAGTTTCAGAAACTTGCAACCCGACCTGGTGATTTTATTAGGTGATCGGTTTGAAGCGTTAGGAGCCGCACAAGCCGCCATGTTTGCCAATATTCCCATTGCACATTTACACGGTGGAGAGGCGACTTTTGGCGCTATGGACGAGTCGATCCGACACGCTATTTCCAAGTTGTCGCATATTCATTTTCCTGCGACAGAGACTTACCGAAAGCGTTTAATTCAAATGGGAGAGCTGCCAGAAAACGTACATCATGTCGGAGCGTTAGGCGTTGAGTCTGCGACGAAAACTGAACGAATGAGCTTGAGTGAATTGGAGGCGTCTATTCAGTTTGATTTAGGCGAGCGCTTTTTTCTGGTGACTTATCACCCAGTGACGTTAGATGCAAAAGGGCAGCAAGAGGGAATGGAGTCTTTGTTGAATGCTCTGGATTGCTTTCCTGATGTGAAGGTGTTGCTAACTTTTCCCAATGCCGACACTTATGGTCGTCAGTTGATTAATAAGGTGAAGGAGTATGCGCAGAACAATCCGGAGCGAGTTTACTTGACCGAGTCCCTTGGGCGAGTTCGGTATTTAAGCGCGTTGGCTCATTGCGGTTGCGTGATTGGTAATTCATCCAGCGGCATTATTGAAGCGCCATCATTTAAGGTGGCGACGGTTAATATTGGCTCTCGCCAACAGGGGCGGGTATGTGCGAATTCAGTGCTTCACTGTGATAATACGCAGCACGATATTGAAAGTGCGATTAAAGAAGCTATGAAGTTAAGGGCCTCGGGCGAACTTTCGTCACTTCAAAACCCTTATGATGGTGGCAGCAGTAGCGAGAAAATTGTGTCGGTGCTTAAGTCTGTTTCATTGTCGAGTTTAACGAAAAAATATTTTTATGATTTGCCTTAA
- a CDS encoding acyltransferase family protein: protein MEYRKEIDGLRAVAVLPVVFFHAGVGGFSGGYVGVDIFFVISGYLITSLILSESSRGTFRFSEFYERRVRRILPALFFVISACIPLSFILMTPAQLESFSRSIVSSVFFSSNFHFFIEDGYFASASETKPLLHTWSLSIEEQFYILFPAALLMLISFSGKALPWIIAFVAFLSLIFAQWSGNLIGEPPFIENNLRWFDQSFLASYYMPFGRAWELLSGALLAIYLSRSREYSKPVQNVGSLLGFSLLCCSIFLFDKNTPFPSFYTLIPVIGTMLIIWFARPDTFIGKMLSSKLFVGVGLISYSLYLWHQPILAYVRLISPDWLESHATYTVLASCLLISFVSWKYVEAPFRDRKRVSKRVLILGLSSITAVNITYATMAITSEGFISRYPLEDQKLLAMNEKEMASYTPKYFKEYRLQDFDEGKYKLFLIGDSFAMDFLNMGMESGHFSNVSISTHHIERQCGIVFSEKAIAENVAADDKVYCDRRGRFEASTVKLLLNQADMVILASRWSDWVSDNLEDTLENLKLLGAKKVVILGSKNFGKFDVRTFLDTSLDYKINFKNTTDSREVSIIKSMATELRDDEFVDVQMMICGSYLKCPLFTTEGELVTLDGSHLTQQGARYFGNAVFESELLKPLN, encoded by the coding sequence ATGGAATATAGAAAAGAGATCGATGGGCTAAGGGCGGTTGCGGTACTACCTGTTGTCTTTTTTCATGCTGGTGTGGGAGGCTTTAGTGGTGGTTATGTTGGCGTTGATATATTTTTCGTCATTAGTGGCTATTTGATAACCTCCCTGATCTTAAGCGAGTCATCTCGAGGGACATTTCGATTCTCAGAGTTCTATGAACGTCGGGTTCGCAGAATATTACCTGCCCTTTTTTTCGTTATATCTGCTTGTATTCCGCTTAGCTTCATATTGATGACTCCCGCTCAGTTGGAAAGTTTTTCAAGGAGCATTGTTTCATCTGTCTTTTTCTCCTCTAACTTCCATTTTTTTATCGAGGATGGATATTTTGCGAGCGCATCGGAAACAAAGCCTCTTTTGCATACATGGAGTTTATCCATTGAGGAACAGTTCTATATTCTGTTTCCTGCAGCGTTACTGATGTTAATCTCATTCTCAGGTAAAGCGCTCCCCTGGATAATTGCTTTCGTTGCCTTTTTAAGCCTTATATTTGCTCAATGGAGTGGCAATTTAATTGGTGAGCCACCCTTTATAGAGAATAACCTTCGATGGTTTGATCAGTCTTTTTTAGCGTCGTATTACATGCCTTTTGGGCGAGCGTGGGAATTACTATCTGGAGCGTTACTGGCAATCTATTTATCACGTTCCAGAGAATATTCCAAACCAGTACAGAACGTGGGTTCTTTATTGGGATTCTCATTACTATGTTGTTCTATTTTCCTGTTTGATAAGAACACACCTTTTCCCAGTTTTTACACATTGATTCCTGTTATTGGAACCATGCTGATTATTTGGTTTGCTAGACCTGATACCTTCATTGGCAAAATGCTATCGAGCAAGTTATTTGTGGGCGTTGGATTGATTTCATATAGCTTGTATTTGTGGCATCAACCTATTCTGGCGTATGTCAGGCTGATTTCTCCAGACTGGTTGGAATCCCATGCCACCTATACCGTATTGGCCTCATGCTTGTTGATTAGTTTTGTTAGTTGGAAATATGTAGAGGCTCCTTTTAGAGATAGAAAACGAGTTTCAAAGAGAGTATTGATACTTGGGTTGTCCTCTATCACCGCTGTCAATATCACTTATGCAACGATGGCTATCACTAGTGAGGGGTTTATCAGCCGATATCCTTTAGAAGATCAAAAGTTGCTGGCAATGAATGAGAAGGAAATGGCCTCTTATACTCCCAAGTATTTCAAAGAGTATAGATTGCAAGACTTTGACGAGGGCAAGTACAAACTGTTTTTGATCGGGGATAGTTTTGCCATGGACTTTCTTAATATGGGTATGGAAAGCGGTCATTTTTCTAATGTCTCAATTTCTACACACCATATTGAGCGCCAATGTGGAATAGTGTTTTCTGAGAAAGCTATTGCTGAAAATGTTGCTGCAGACGACAAAGTCTATTGCGATAGGAGAGGACGTTTTGAAGCATCAACAGTGAAGTTGTTACTCAATCAGGCTGATATGGTTATTCTTGCATCTCGATGGAGTGACTGGGTATCCGATAATCTGGAAGATACGCTGGAAAACCTGAAACTGCTTGGAGCTAAAAAGGTGGTTATTTTGGGAAGTAAAAACTTTGGTAAGTTTGATGTGAGAACATTTTTGGATACTTCTTTGGATTACAAAATTAACTTTAAAAATACTACTGATAGTAGAGAAGTTAGTATTATTAAATCGATGGCAACGGAACTTCGTGATGATGAGTTTGTTGATGTTCAAATGATGATTTGTGGTTCATATTTGAAATGTCCGCTGTTCACCACTGAGGGAGAGCTGGTGACATTGGATGGAAGCCATCTCACTCAACAAGGAGCCCGATATTTTGGCAATGCTGTTTTTGAGTCAGAGCTTTTAAAGCCGTTGAATTAA